In Armatimonadota bacterium, the DNA window CCTTGGTCGGAGGGTCGCGTCGAGCGCGATGATGTCCGCCCCGGCGTCGAGTATCTCCTCTGCGGCGTCGAGAGTGGGGGTGATGTAAGGCTCGGTGTCAGAGCGGCCGATCTTGTTGATTCCGATCACGGGGAGATTGACGGACTGCTTGATTGCGCGGATGTCGCTCGGGCCGTCGGCTCGGATGCCGACCGCCCCTCCGATCTCGGCGGCGCGCGCCATCGCCGCCATGATGTGGCTGCCGTGGAGCGGTGTGCCCTCTGCCGCCTGGCATGACACGATGAGGCCGCCCCTGAGGCTCTCGATGAGGTCGTTCATTGGCCCCCCCCCTTGCGGGAAGGTTATACGCCGGCGCGGGTTCTTCCTCTGGGAGAAAGCACGACGGCCGCCTCCCCTCTGACGAGAGGAAGCGGCCGGTGAAAAGGGAGTCCGTGGCCAACGGGGGTGTGGCTCTAGTGCGCCGCCGGGCGCGTTTGGCCTGATCGCGGCGACCGCGTTCACGTCGAGATCAGGTGCGGTTGTACGTACTCGTCGCGGCCGCAGTCTGCGTACGGGCGCCCATCAGGCATCCGAGCGACGGTCGCAGGATGGCCTGCAGGAACGGCGACCACTGCAGAGCGCGGCGGCAGGACGGACATTCGCTGTCCGTTCCGTTGGTCCAGGTGCCACAGTAAAAACATTTGATCATGTGGCATACTCCTCCCTGGGATGGCGGCTTCCCGCCAACCCCTGCATTACCTTGCATCTCGGCCGATGAACCCAAGGTCTCTACTCCTGCGGGCTCGGGCCGATCCCCCGCCGCAAGGGCGAAGGAGAGGCATCTACTGGTAACATCACCTGCAAGATTCGTGCCAGTAATGCTAACAGGGAGGAATTCAGGTAAATTTACTGGGTAGACATTTGTACAGGGGTGACTGATGCCGTGACGACCGGCTGAGTTCTCATGGTGTATCCTCGTTCCTCAGGATCATCGTTGTGATGAATGCGGCTGTGACGGGGTCATCCAACTCGATGCCGATCCGAGTGGGCTTGATCGGGGAGTCCTCGGTGATCTGCTCGGTCTTGATTGAGAACGACGAGCCGCCGCAGTCTATCTCGACCCTCACCTTCTCCTCGGCGTTGGTGATGAGAAGCGTTCGCTCATCAACTCGTCTCACCTCTCCGGTCGTGATCAACGCCGTGCCGAACGACTGCGGCGTCTCGAAGACTACGTCATCGTGCACAGTGAGCGCGCCGGTTCCGACGCGGATGTAGGAAAACGTGCGTTCCAACCTTTTCAGTTCGGGACACTCATACGCCGATCTCAGGTCCAATCGCACGGAGTCGGAATCCTCCGTGAACGCCGTGTCCAAGACCCTGGCGCGGGCCTCGGCGCCGGGACGTTGAAGCTTGCCGGCGACCACAGGTACGGAATGGCCCCAGGAGTTCAGCAGGTTGCTCTCGTACCTCTGCTTGCTGAACGTCCGCGCGGTGTAGACCTCGTTCCCGGGATCGAGGAGCATGAGCTGCTTGCCGCAGAGGACCACGAACGATCCCAGGTCGTTGTGATTGTGATGCTCCGCGTTGTGGCCGCCTTTGACGGCGACGGCCATTGACGATTTTGAGCCCGGAAGCGGCCGGCAGATGAGCACCCCGGCGTCGTTGAACCACGTGCGCAGGGTATCCGCAACAGGATTGTCCTCGCGGGCTGAGGGTCTTTCCCGCGCTGCGAGCGCGCATACCATCGCCGAGCAGAGGAACCCTCCGCCGGCGCCTGATGCTCCAAGGCTTGATACTTCAGCCGGCTCGCGGTATCGGTCCAGGCCCAGCCCAAGACGCTTGTTGAGAAGCCACATGAGCGCGGCCGACGGCTTTGCGTAGACGCCGCAGTCCGCGAACGCCGGGGAGACCCCGTTCGCCATCTCTATCCGG includes these proteins:
- a CDS encoding heparinase II/III family protein translates to MTPEMIFKTLTALFAVAFMVQVSAAGNAEASLDPDRIKEVAVMLRKDARAPGWRISDRNAWERLGRDPLFAGMVPSAEKVLGTPLLDQPDDLYLDYSRTGNRRNWERVAVSRRGHLTTLVLAECVENKGRFLPKLEELITALCAERTWVLPAHDGSLVNFNGEDVTIDLASSAVAWNLAMTDWMLGSRLRPEVLVELRRKVRSRVVKPYLDMIRGKREANFWVRATHNWNAVCLAGVTGAGLIECDSLDERAELIAAAEMNSKYFLSGFTPDGYCSEGLGYWNYGFGHFALLSEMVSLVTGGGIVLLAQPEARMPALFGARIEMANGVSPAFADCGVYAKPSAALMWLLNKRLGLGLDRYREPAEVSSLGASGAGGGFLCSAMVCALAARERPSAREDNPVADTLRTWFNDAGVLICRPLPGSKSSMAVAVKGGHNAEHHNHNDLGSFVVLCGKQLMLLDPGNEVYTARTFSKQRYESNLLNSWGHSVPVVAGKLQRPGAEARARVLDTAFTEDSDSVRLDLRSAYECPELKRLERTFSYIRVGTGALTVHDDVVFETPQSFGTALITTGEVRRVDERTLLITNAEEKVRVEIDCGGSSFSIKTEQITEDSPIKPTRIGIELDDPVTAAFITTMILRNEDTP